Proteins co-encoded in one Zonotrichia albicollis isolate bZonAlb1 chromosome 30, bZonAlb1.hap1, whole genome shotgun sequence genomic window:
- the RPS27 gene encoding small ribosomal subunit protein eS27 has translation MPLAKDLLHPSPEEEKRKHKKKRLVQSPNSYFMDVKCPGCYKITTVFSHAQTVVLCVGCSTVLCQPTGGKARLTEGCSFRRKQH, from the exons CTCGCCAAGGACCTGTTGCATCCGTCTCCCGAGGAGGAGAAGCGCAAGCATAAGAAGAAGCGGCTGGTGCAGAGCCCCAACTCGTATTTCATGGACGTCAAGTGCCCCG GCTGTTACAAGATCACGACCGTGTTCAGCCATGCCCAGACCGTGGTGCTCTGCGTGGGCTGCTCCACggtgctgtgccagcccacGGGGGGCAAGGCCCGGCTCACCGAGG GCTGCTCGTTCCGGCGGAAGCAGCACTGA